Proteins co-encoded in one Desulforegulaceae bacterium genomic window:
- a CDS encoding PilZ domain-containing protein → MNLEHHERNERKKVCFRNEQGGYFVYDERDKRRMNFHESFSYKRKPDGEAYKAKVFDVSNHGMSFISDYPFVRGTTLYLSNGDKNAESYEKGSVVWAKFYQPFSSRYPRYRIGVEFE, encoded by the coding sequence ATGAATTTAGAGCATCATGAAAGAAATGAAAGAAAAAAAGTGTGTTTTAGAAATGAGCAGGGTGGTTATTTTGTTTACGATGAAAGGGATAAAAGGAGGATGAATTTCCATGAGTCTTTTTCTTACAAGAGAAAACCCGACGGTGAGGCATATAAAGCAAAAGTTTTTGATGTTTCAAATCATGGGATGAGTTTTATTTCGGATTATCCCTTTGTAAGAGGAACTACACTTTATTTATCCAACGGCGATAAAAATGCCGAAAGTTATGAAAAAGGAAGTGTTGTGTGGGCAAAGTTTTATCAGCCTTTTTCTTCAAGATATCCAAGATATAGAATAGGAGTTGAATTTGAGTAA
- a CDS encoding diguanylate cyclase, which produces MKDKIIGSNGEFINKKLENNFMSETWPEQIKPVILITLLIIIGSFSIDTKKIILFNFTNDLTILLALKSMVFLTGIFLILFNLTQSLIKSSSLITFVFIVSSGLYLTGETIIKSETITITFSILILLIFLFYFFYNFKVFYITLGCILTSVLFVSGNYYYNKMEITYLIVISIILLIANLGGFFSYLKISQLKRKAYFLEIKKNKLRNNVLKYKMEQKSKENELLNYNEEKKETNSQSNGFFEKLEEEFLRSKRYSTELSVLIIKINKFDMIINRLGEKTADFISKDFQKTCKQEIRPAGDFFEQTSKNEFSFLLPSTDEYGTVSLLERLTDKTSKKTYKIKDKKFKITINSGIACLANEKDPLALFEHAKTALSQSKYKSTKEAVFF; this is translated from the coding sequence TTGAAAGATAAAATTATTGGCAGCAACGGTGAATTTATAAATAAAAAGCTTGAGAATAACTTCATGTCTGAAACCTGGCCAGAACAGATCAAACCTGTGATTTTGATAACTCTTTTAATTATTATTGGTTCTTTTTCTATTGATACTAAAAAAATTATTCTATTTAATTTTACAAATGATTTAACTATTCTTCTGGCCTTAAAATCCATGGTTTTTCTCACAGGAATTTTTCTAATCCTATTTAATCTGACTCAGTCACTTATAAAATCTTCTTCTCTTATCACATTTGTGTTCATTGTCAGCTCAGGCCTATATCTTACTGGAGAAACCATTATAAAATCAGAAACAATCACTATAACTTTTTCTATTCTTATACTTTTAATTTTCCTTTTTTATTTTTTTTATAATTTCAAAGTTTTTTATATAACCCTGGGATGTATTTTAACTTCAGTACTATTTGTATCTGGTAATTACTATTACAATAAAATGGAAATAACCTACCTTATTGTCATCTCAATTATTCTTTTGATTGCCAATCTTGGAGGTTTTTTTTCTTACCTCAAAATTTCTCAATTAAAAAGAAAAGCATATTTCCTTGAAATCAAAAAGAACAAGCTTAGAAACAATGTTTTAAAATATAAAATGGAACAAAAATCCAAAGAAAATGAGCTTTTAAATTACAATGAGGAAAAAAAAGAAACCAATAGCCAGTCAAATGGTTTTTTTGAAAAGCTTGAAGAAGAATTTTTAAGGAGCAAAAGATATTCAACAGAATTGTCTGTTCTTATAATAAAAATCAATAAGTTTGATATGATAATTAATAGACTTGGAGAAAAAACAGCAGATTTTATTTCAAAAGATTTTCAAAAGACCTGCAAACAAGAAATCAGGCCAGCAGGAGATTTTTTTGAACAAACATCAAAAAATGAATTCAGCTTTCTTCTTCCTTCAACAGATGAGTACGGGACAGTTTCCCTGTTAGAAAGATTAACTGATAAGACAAGCAAAAAAACATACAAAATTAAAGATAAAAAATTTAAAATAACCATAAATTCAGGAATAGCCTGTCTTGCCAATGAAAAAGATCCTCTTGCTCTTTTTGAACATGCAAAAACTGCTTTGTCTCAATCAAAATATAAATCAACAAAGGAAGCAGTCTTTTTTTAA
- a CDS encoding thioesterase family protein: MEPEIKIRGYHTDFYNHVNNARYLEFLEEGRWQLFEDYLSGSEFATGQYLFYVVNINISYLGQAKIDDIVVVKSGMLRFGNKSAAFRQQVVNKKTNQVVADAEVTFVIAGTEGKALKIDGEIKELLSKIPPFKN; this comes from the coding sequence ATGGAACCGGAAATTAAAATTAGAGGATACCACACAGATTTTTACAACCATGTAAACAATGCCAGATACCTTGAATTTCTTGAAGAAGGAAGATGGCAGCTTTTTGAGGACTATCTTTCTGGAAGTGAATTTGCAACAGGGCAATATTTGTTTTATGTGGTAAACATAAACATTTCATATTTAGGCCAGGCAAAAATAGATGATATAGTAGTGGTCAAGTCAGGGATGCTCAGGTTTGGAAATAAAAGTGCGGCATTCAGGCAGCAGGTTGTAAATAAAAAGACAAATCAGGTTGTTGCAGATGCTGAAGTTACTTTTGTTATTGCTGGAACAGAAGGCAAGGCTCTTAAAATTGATGGAGAAATAAAAGAACTTCTTTCAAAAATCCCTCCATTTAAAAACTGA
- a CDS encoding SO_0444 family Cu/Zn efflux transporter, translating to MNLIVDIIKEFFYFLMEASPYMLLGFFVAGLLKAFLPDDLVKKHIGSGKKSGILKASAFGIPIPLCSCGVVPAAAGIRKQGGGKGSVVSFLVSTPETGVDSIAITYALLGPVMAVIRPVAAFFSALVTGFLVHFLGNNKDDLTEETITQTTCSSGCCSSLDHEKKNSFVLNHPHEIFSLNNKKGPDSLSLKFKKGMKFAFIDLISDISLWFIIGVFFAAIIAVFITPEMVAAVSDKNRFLVMGAMLGVSVPLYVCASSSTPVAAAFLMTGVSPGAAMIFLLAGPATNAASFSMVSKIIGKRSAIIYLLGIIVTSVIAGIVTDWIYFNWSFQILPSSVEIISEPGFYIKLISTMILSFLIIYPFIKKIRFR from the coding sequence TTATTTTTTAATGGAAGCTTCGCCATATATGCTTCTTGGTTTTTTTGTTGCTGGACTTTTAAAGGCTTTTCTTCCGGATGATTTGGTAAAAAAACATATTGGATCAGGCAAAAAATCGGGTATTTTAAAAGCCTCTGCATTTGGAATTCCAATACCTCTTTGCAGCTGTGGTGTAGTTCCGGCGGCTGCAGGAATAAGAAAACAGGGAGGAGGGAAAGGCTCTGTTGTGTCTTTTTTAGTGTCAACCCCTGAAACAGGAGTTGACTCAATTGCAATAACCTATGCTCTCCTTGGCCCTGTCATGGCTGTAATTAGACCTGTTGCTGCGTTTTTTTCAGCATTGGTAACAGGATTTCTTGTTCATTTTTTAGGTAACAACAAAGATGATCTAACAGAAGAGACGATAACTCAGACAACTTGCAGCAGTGGGTGTTGTAGTTCTTTGGACCATGAAAAGAAAAATTCTTTTGTTTTAAACCACCCCCATGAAATTTTTTCTTTAAACAATAAAAAAGGCCCTGATTCCTTATCTTTAAAATTTAAAAAAGGAATGAAGTTTGCTTTTATTGATCTGATTTCTGATATTTCATTATGGTTTATAATTGGAGTTTTTTTTGCAGCAATTATTGCAGTATTTATTACTCCTGAAATGGTTGCAGCTGTTTCAGATAAAAACAGATTTTTGGTAATGGGGGCCATGCTTGGAGTTTCTGTTCCTTTATATGTGTGTGCGTCTTCCTCAACACCTGTTGCAGCAGCTTTTTTAATGACCGGAGTATCTCCCGGGGCAGCAATGATTTTTTTACTTGCAGGGCCTGCTACCAATGCAGCATCATTTAGTATGGTTAGTAAAATAATAGGAAAAAGATCAGCCATTATTTATTTGTTGGGAATAATAGTGACATCTGTTATTGCCGGGATCGTAACTGATTGGATTTATTTTAACTGGTCGTTTCAAATATTGCCTTCTTCAGTTGAAATAATTTCAGAACCAGGTTTTTATATCAAGTTGATTTCAACAATGATTTTATCTTTTTTGATTATTTATCCGTTTATTAAAAAAATTAGATTCAGATAA